Proteins encoded together in one Synergistaceae bacterium window:
- the xylB gene encoding xylulokinase codes for MRYFIGVDLGTSSVKSLLMDENGQTLGIASREYDIIKQNSSWAEQKINFLWRKTSETLSELASKFNSLKNSITAMSFSGQMHGLIALDKNFTPVRNAIIWADQRSRDSINYIERTAPDYREKIFNSISTGFLAASLIWIRDNEPENYEKIKYVMLPKDYIRFKICGEIGTEISDASGTGLFDVIKHEWAYDVIAKLNLDPKIFVPCKNSSDLAGKLNKVCARLTGLPEGISIIYGGGDTLVQAIGNGARENILISNIGTASQLLCAIHKPMHDKDFRTNTFCHVIQNQWLLMGANLTGGAALKWLKKVLGIKDYETMTNLALESEPGAKDLLFLPYLNGERTPYNDPQARAIFFGLNMNHGQKEFIRAAMEGIIFAQRETLEIFRGMGLNFSQVIVSGGGAKSAAFREIIANVLKCIVITNKISEQGCIGAAILAAVGSGTFRTIYEACDKIIKFGDSIAIPDPKKMSLYDEIFARFQKIYPANKNLFPRVPVVGQ; via the coding sequence ATGCGTTACTTCATAGGCGTTGACTTGGGAACATCAAGCGTAAAATCTTTATTAATGGACGAAAATGGGCAGACTCTCGGCATTGCTTCACGTGAATATGACATAATCAAGCAAAATTCTTCATGGGCCGAGCAAAAAATTAATTTCTTATGGAGAAAAACGAGCGAAACACTTTCAGAACTCGCAAGTAAATTCAACTCGCTGAAAAATTCTATAACTGCTATGAGCTTTTCAGGACAAATGCACGGATTAATCGCGCTCGACAAAAATTTTACTCCCGTCAGAAATGCTATTATCTGGGCTGACCAACGTTCAAGAGATTCTATAAATTATATCGAGAGGACTGCTCCCGATTACCGCGAAAAAATATTTAACTCAATCAGTACCGGTTTTCTTGCTGCGTCGTTAATATGGATTCGGGACAATGAACCGGAAAATTACGAGAAAATAAAATATGTCATGCTCCCTAAAGATTATATAAGATTCAAAATTTGCGGGGAAATCGGCACGGAAATATCTGACGCTTCAGGAACAGGACTTTTTGACGTGATTAAACATGAATGGGCTTATGACGTTATCGCAAAATTGAATCTCGACCCAAAAATTTTCGTTCCCTGCAAAAACTCTTCTGACTTGGCCGGAAAATTAAATAAAGTTTGTGCGCGCTTAACCGGTCTCCCCGAAGGAATATCAATAATTTACGGCGGAGGAGATACACTCGTTCAGGCAATCGGCAACGGAGCACGGGAAAATATTTTAATCTCCAACATAGGCACGGCGAGTCAATTATTATGCGCAATACATAAGCCCATGCACGATAAAGATTTTCGCACAAACACTTTCTGTCATGTAATACAAAATCAATGGCTGTTAATGGGCGCAAATTTAACGGGGGGAGCCGCTCTCAAGTGGCTTAAAAAAGTTTTAGGCATTAAAGACTATGAGACCATGACAAATTTAGCTCTAGAGTCAGAACCGGGCGCAAAAGATTTATTATTTCTGCCATACCTCAACGGAGAGAGAACGCCATATAATGACCCTCAAGCACGAGCAATTTTTTTCGGACTTAACATGAATCACGGACAGAAAGAATTTATACGCGCAGCAATGGAAGGAATAATTTTTGCACAACGCGAGACTCTCGAAATTTTTAGGGGAATGGGATTAAATTTTTCACAAGTCATTGTGTCAGGAGGCGGGGCAAAGAGTGCGGCATTTCGTGAAATAATTGCTAACGTCCTTAAATGCATAGTGATAACAAATAAAATTTCTGAACAAGGCTGTATCGGTGCGGCGATTCTTGCTGCTGTAGGTTCAGGAACATTCAGGACTATTTACGAGGCCTGCGACAAGATCATAAAATTTGGCGATTCTATAGCTATCCCAGACCCCAAAAAAATGAGTCTCTATGATGAAATATTTGCGAGATTCCAAAAAATTTATCCCGCAAACAAAAATTTATTTCCTCGTGTACCAGTCGTCGGGCAATAA
- the nikR gene encoding nickel-responsive transcriptional regulator NikR, translated as MKTPRPHPRKKLNARKMTMPSENLVRFSITVPENLLNEFESDYYAENRANRSEAVRNLMRAYISSERWKADNKEICASITIIYDHHLHELTSKLTAAQHDCGKIIICSTHVHLNHDSCLECIITKGLACEIQKFIDSLKHIRGIKSLNFNITTEI; from the coding sequence TTGAAGACACCCCGCCCGCACCCAAGAAAAAAACTCAACGCAAGAAAAATGACGATGCCGAGTGAAAATTTAGTGAGATTCAGTATCACAGTGCCGGAAAATTTATTAAACGAGTTCGAGTCAGATTATTACGCGGAAAATCGTGCAAACAGATCTGAGGCCGTACGGAATTTAATGCGCGCTTATATCTCGTCAGAACGCTGGAAGGCCGACAACAAAGAAATTTGCGCGTCAATCACTATAATTTATGATCACCACTTGCACGAACTCACAAGCAAATTAACGGCGGCACAGCATGACTGCGGAAAAATTATAATCTGCTCGACTCACGTGCATTTGAATCACGATTCCTGCCTTGAGTGTATAATCACAAAGGGACTAGCCTGCGAAATTCAAAAGTTTATTGACTCGTTAAAACATATTCGCGGCATTAAGAGTCTAAATTTTAATATTACAACGGAGATATAA